The segment TTATCATTTGGAATATGTAAGTCTGTAATGTTAGGTATCATTTTTAAAACATCCAATTTTCAAGTAATCCGGATTTGTATAAGTTGTTTTTGTATCTTTGAGTATTTTCTAAGCTTTTCATATTAAACTCATCAACATTGGAACTGGTATTGTTGAGTGGGTAATCCCCCCAGTCAACTGGTTCCCATCCATAATCTTTACGAACTTCATTAACAGTACGCACACCATCCCTTACCTGTATAGATTCAATGTTAGCACGTTTCAATTCATCTTCAATATCAATCTCATTAAACTGGAAAACCTCATTAAACCCATTACGGCCCAATGCTTTGTTGAATCCAGCTTCATAAAATTTGGCCTTTGCATTCATCACATTTTTGAACTGTTCCTTTTGAGCTTCACCATTACCACTTCCAAGGTTAGCAGTTTCAATGATTCCCACAATAGCCGGAGGAACACGGAATAAACTGATTATCATGTCTCTGCACATGTTCATCATATTAACATAATCCATATCCTTGTTATTCATATTCGCAGACTGATAACTGGCTCCTTTAACAGCCAACATTCCACCACGTTTACGAACTTCAGATTGGATCATAGCTTGTAATCTTAAAAGTTCAGTATTGAACTCATCATTATCCATATCCTTATCAAAAGCCAATATCGCTGTAGGGTCAATACCCTCATTCTCCATGAGTTTCTGATTGTAATCCATTCCCAGAAACATCATCAACAATGGCTTTTGAATTGTCTCTAATTTGGACACTCCAAACTTACTGTCATGAAATTCCGTTGAAGGTTCATAGATATGAATCAACTCATCCGGCTCATAACGGATATGAGGCTTGTTACGAAAACCGTACTGATCTGTATCATCAAAGTATCTGATGAGACTTGCAGGAATATACTGCAAACCATTAATGATATGATAATTGTTATGGTCAAAATCAAATTCTTCATAGTTGACTTCAATAAAAGTATCACCAACGAGTTCTTGACTGTTTACGATTTGTTTGATGAATACAGGGAAAGTGATACTGGATTCATTAGATACCGGATGATTAAACAAGTTAGTTAAATATCTTCTATTATTGATGTTCACTTTGAAATCATCAGGATTATTAATTTTAAATCCATTAATCAGGAAAGTATCACTGATTGCGTTTACACAACTGTAGACATATGGATTATTTTTAGCTTGTTTGAAGAAACCATAATGTCCAGCTGTTTTATTTACTGTATTGAATATAAAATGATAATCACGAATATATTGTTGGAATAAGCTATCCTCATATGGTTTTCGGAGTACTGGCATTACAGCATTCCAGAATTTGGATTTCATATTCATACGGAAATTATCTAACATAATAAACATGTCTCCTATTCATTAATTTTTTTTTAGAAGTAGATTACACCTAATGGTGTTGCATTATTTGTAGTATTAGCTGGACCATATAATCCGCCACGCCACATGTCTGGGCAATGGTCGTTTAGTTTCAATGGTCTATCTTCACCACGTTGTTGGGCTTTTTTATCCCAACTGTAAGTTTGAGCTTGACTGATACTGTTAGTACAGTCTTGATGTATTAGGAATTTGTTATTATTGAATAAATCTTGAGTTTTCTTGATGTCTTCATATGTATCTGGTGCATAGGTTTTGATTTTGAGTTTAACACGACTGTCTTTTTGACAAGCAGTCTTCAGACTTGCTGCATCGTGAGGTAAAAATATTGTACTGTTGCTGTCCAAGTGATATTTGTCTTGCAACATTACAATGTCATCAACTCTTTCGGAATCTGATTGCGCTACACCGATGTCTTCTTTGTCATAATAAGTTTCCTCTAACAGGTAGTAGGTGTTACCATGTGCCATGTCACGATGTATTCCCATCACTCCAAAAGTTGTAACGGTACTAACACCATAGTCGCAGCATAAATTGATTTCATGAATACGTTGATTATCTGGGAATTCATCTTTCAGGTAATTCCATGTGAAGACATTCTGTTTTGTGTCGAACATGTCATAGATTGCTCCTTCGGCAATAACCCATTCACCCAATATATTTCTTTTGTAGAAGACTTCACTTTTCTGATTAACACGTTTCAATTCTTCTACATATTCCGGTGGTAAATTAGGATTATCATCCAAGAGGAACTTCCATGTCTTGACAGTTCCGGCTTCCAATAATTCCTTGTCATTAATGTAATTAGTGAAAATGTAATGGTAAGGACTATCTGGGTTGGTGTTCCAGAACATTTTAGCTCCAATGTCAGAACATCGACTGATTGCCATTTCAACTGCAGATTGCGGACATCTTGCTATCTCATCAGCATACCACCCACCAACACTCATACCTGCAATAACATCAACAGCTTTCTCATCATTGAAACCCATACAATAGCATACTTTATCTTCAATATACAATTCACCATCATGAGCTCGGAATTCATGAGGAATATCCTCAGTATTCATCATAGCTATTAATGGATTAATCACATTTCTTTTCAAAGATGATGATGTCTTACCAGATATCAAGAATTCATCAGAATCAGATTCAGCAAGAAATGTTAACCATCTGGCATTACATGTAATAGTCTTACCAGACCTGACTGATCCATGGGCAATGTTAATCCAAGCATTACTATTTTCAAGAAAATTAATGGCAGTTCTTCCAAACTCACCATATTCAAAATAATTCTTACTCGGCCTCATCTTCTCGCCTATGCTTCTCTTTACTTGCAGATATAGCATCAGCTAGACCAGATAAACCTTTATGTGTAACATCAGCTTCGATTTTATCTCGTTTACCATACATGTTAGGATGCCTACGCTCTAACATCCATGCTGCAGCTTGCCAATGTTCCGTACTTGCCCTTGTAATCACTTGTTCAAAATTATGCAATGCTTTTGCTTTCGCTTTATCAACACATTCTTTGAACTTAACAAATTTACTTCTGCCTTTAGCTTCCTCTGCTTTTTTCATCCACTTATAATAAGTGGACTCATCTATTCCCACATATCCACATGCACCAAGAATACTATCCCCATTCTCAATAGCGTCACAAAACTTCTTCTGCAACTCTGGAGTTAATTTAGACTTAGCCATATAGTATTCCTCCCTCTCTTTTTTTTTAATACTTGAAAAACTTGATACAATAAAAAAAAAATTTATGAAATTTTTTCCAAGACATTCACTCGGATATGCTCTGCAATGGCCCTCATCAAGTTAGGTGGTACACTATTACCAATCCTTTCTTTGACTTGATTATCCGAACCAATCCAATTGAATTCATTATCCTCATATGTGAAACTTTGAAGTATGCTTAATTCTTTCACATCTAATTCACGATTTTCTTTATAGTGAACTAATTGAGGTTTTCTGGTTATGGTTGGGCATGGCCTATTTGGCAGTAAACGATATATGTCTCTGGTCTTTGTTGGGAAGTTTGGAACATCACCACTTTTCTGACCAGGTTTAAGATATTTTGCATATCTTGTGATGCTTGAATTGTTAGGTTTAATCTTACCCTCCAAATGTCCAATACTCTGTTTGCAGGTTATTGGTTTATTTTGAGGTTTTGGATGTGACGCTGGTATACCAAGGTCTTTACGGACTCCTATGAATATCATTCTTTGCCGACTTGTTGGACAATTGTAGTATTGTGCATTCATCAGTTTGGCTTTGACATCATAACCTGAGTTTTTCAATTCGTGTAGGATGTCTTTGAAGATGATCTTCATATTGCCTTTAACCATACCAGATACATTTTCCATTACGAATGTTTTTGGATATAATCCTCTTAGTAGTCGGACGTATTCATGGTATAGTTGGTTTTTGGTATCGCAGAAGTCACGGGCTCCAGCAGTACTGAATCCTTGACATGGTGGTGACCCATCGAAGAGGTCTAGTTCTCCTGGTATTAATCCGGTTATGTCAAGGACTTTTTCAACACTTAGTTTGTGGATGTCACCATAGTAGATTGGTGTATTGGGGAAGTTTCTTTGGTATGTTGCTACGGCATGTGTGTCCATTTCAACTGCTAGCAGGACTTTGTATCCTGCTAACTTATATCCATAACTGGAACCTCCGCATCCGCTGAATGTTGATATAACCTTAGGTTTCTGAGTAGTCTTGTTTTGGGATTTCATACCCACACCTTGGACAAGTGACTGTTTCAATACCGTCAGCTATGGATTCATCGTATTCTGGTTCGTCTTCAGGGATTATCATATTAGTGTCTAGGTTGATGTCCTCTTCTTTTACTGTTGAGGTTTCTTCAACTGTAGTAGTTTCTGTTAATCCTTGGAATCCGAGAATATCTTCATTGTTGAATCCTGTTAAACTTGTGTTGAAGCCGGATTCAGTTAAATCAGTGAAGACTTGAACGAGTTTGTCTTCATCGAAACTACCCATGACCTTGGTATTGTTTAATACTAGGTTGAGGGCTTTTTCCATGTCCTCGGAGTCTAGTGTGATGTCATTGTCTGGGAATACCCATCCGTATGAATCATTTAACTTCAATAAGTTTAGTTCTGCATATAAGTCATTGTCGAGGAGGTATTGTTCCCATAATATTTGGAATCTTTGATGTCCTCCGATGATCTGATTATTATTTTGCAGGGCTATTAGTATTGGTTCGACTATTCCAAAGTGGTCAATACTATTTTTGAGTCTTGTTTTTTCATCAGCTGTGATTGTTCTAGGGTTGTATCCTGCTGGGGATATATCAATGATTTTTATTTTTTCTATTTGCATTTTAGTTGTCCTCCGATTAAAATATCGATATATACCAAACCCTTATATTCATTAAATCATGATTTAATGAGCATTAAAAAAATAATAATAAATAAATAAAATTTATATAAATTTGAATAACACACCAACAACAATACTAATAATGATTGGCGCACCAATAGCAACCGTATTACGGAAACTTCTCTGTGATGCTGTGAAATCAGTTAACTCTTGTTTGGTTTCAGCTAATTCATCTGATACCTTGTCGAATTTTTCTTCAAGGTCTTTGAATTTCTTTTCAATATCTTTGTTGTTTTCATCTCTTGATTTTTGACTTGCTTTCAATAGAACTGTCACTTCAGTAACCTTCTCAATGAGTTCAATCTGTTGTTGTCTGTCTGTAGTAAGTTCTTTGTTGATGTTATGAATGTCTTCTTTTTTATTATCCATTCGTGCTTTTAGTTCCGCATTTTCTTTTTCGAGGTTTGCGAATCTTTCTTCGTATAAGCATCCTGGATGGTCTTGACTAACTGGTGGTGTCATTGTTATCACCTGTTAGTTCTTCGTATTCTCCGGCTGGGTCAATGTCTTCAATGATGTTTTCATCAGGTTTAGCAGCCTTCATTTTCATCACCAACTACCATATCAGCATCATCATAGGTTAATATTTCATCTTCATTGATAGTTGGATCAACATCATTTTCGAATTCATTTTTATAATCTTCGATTGCTTTTTGTTCTGCTACAACGACTCTGTGGTCTTCTGTTTTTTGCGCTAGAATCCATGATGCCACGCCTGTTAATATAGGTATTATCCAGATATATTCTTCTGGTATGATTTGTGTCAATCCATCTTTTCCGAGACTTACTATTATCATAGCTATGAATGCTATTGCTGTTGCTATTTTACTTTTATATTTGAAAGATTCAACCATGGTTAATCACTTTGTTTTAGTTTTTTTTCATAAAAAAAATTAGTTGTAAAGTGTTATGGAGAGGATTTGCACCCCCTCAGCCTATTTATAACACCAAATATGAAATTCTTAGATGCAATACGTTTTTTTTAATCGAAATTAAAGAATACAACATTTTTTTGGTGTTATGGTTCGCCCATAACATCTTGATATATGAAAAAGGGAGTAATGGAGTAAAAAAAAGAAAATGTGGAAGTAAAAATTTGTATATGAAATTCGAAAAAGCAAAGTTTTTTGATGAAAGTACCTGGAAACGAAAAATCTCTTTTTTTTACTCTCTTGACTCCTTTTTTCATCTCTAATTGAGGTAATCAAATGATAAGAATAAAAAACTAGTATTTATATGATGAGTAATCCATATGGTAAGTCGAATTTGATTCCGGCGCTATAGTTGTAACTAGCACGGGTGATTAAACCAC is part of the uncultured Methanobrevibacter sp. genome and harbors:
- a CDS encoding phage portal protein — its product is MFIMLDNFRMNMKSKFWNAVMPVLRKPYEDSLFQQYIRDYHFIFNTVNKTAGHYGFFKQAKNNPYVYSCVNAISDTFLINGFKINNPDDFKVNINNRRYLTNLFNHPVSNESSITFPVFIKQIVNSQELVGDTFIEVNYEEFDFDHNNYHIINGLQYIPASLIRYFDDTDQYGFRNKPHIRYEPDELIHIYEPSTEFHDSKFGVSKLETIQKPLLMMFLGMDYNQKLMENEGIDPTAILAFDKDMDNDEFNTELLRLQAMIQSEVRKRGGMLAVKGASYQSANMNNKDMDYVNMMNMCRDMIISLFRVPPAIVGIIETANLGSGNGEAQKEQFKNVMNAKAKFYEAGFNKALGRNGFNEVFQFNEIDIEDELKRANIESIQVRDGVRTVNEVRKDYGWEPVDWGDYPLNNTSSNVDEFNMKSLENTQRYKNNLYKSGLLENWMF
- a CDS encoding PBSX family phage terminase large subunit is translated as MRPSKNYFEYGEFGRTAINFLENSNAWINIAHGSVRSGKTITCNARWLTFLAESDSDEFLISGKTSSSLKRNVINPLIAMMNTEDIPHEFRAHDGELYIEDKVCYCMGFNDEKAVDVIAGMSVGGWYADEIARCPQSAVEMAISRCSDIGAKMFWNTNPDSPYHYIFTNYINDKELLEAGTVKTWKFLLDDNPNLPPEYVEELKRVNQKSEVFYKRNILGEWVIAEGAIYDMFDTKQNVFTWNYLKDEFPDNQRIHEINLCCDYGVSTVTTFGVMGIHRDMAHGNTYYLLEETYYDKEDIGVAQSDSERVDDIVMLQDKYHLDSNSTIFLPHDAASLKTACQKDSRVKLKIKTYAPDTYEDIKKTQDLFNNNKFLIHQDCTNSISQAQTYSWDKKAQQRGEDRPLKLNDHCPDMWRGGLYGPANTTNNATPLGVIYF
- a CDS encoding DNA cytosine methyltransferase, which produces MKSQNKTTQKPKVISTFSGCGGSSYGYKLAGYKVLLAVEMDTHAVATYQRNFPNTPIYYGDIHKLSVEKVLDITGLIPGELDLFDGSPPCQGFSTAGARDFCDTKNQLYHEYVRLLRGLYPKTFVMENVSGMVKGNMKIIFKDILHELKNSGYDVKAKLMNAQYYNCPTSRQRMIFIGVRKDLGIPASHPKPQNKPITCKQSIGHLEGKIKPNNSSITRYAKYLKPGQKSGDVPNFPTKTRDIYRLLPNRPCPTITRKPQLVHYKENRELDVKELSILQSFTYEDNEFNWIGSDNQVKERIGNSVPPNLMRAIAEHIRVNVLEKIS